In Georgenia soli, a genomic segment contains:
- a CDS encoding family 20 glycosylhydrolase — MLPLVPAPTHLRLQEGPGFRLVAPVRLVAPDAARLDAAAVAGLADFIGEASGGPSVLVHGSADGSPTVVLELTEDAGERTDVEPSPLPLTREAAAAEAYTLTVDSDRVLVRAARPAGLFRGATTLIQLLQTALVREEGGAPVLPALHIEDSPRYAWRGVMIDVVRHFFDVDVLKEVIDLAALYKLNALHLHLTDDQGWRLELASRPRLTELSGTSQVGGGPAGFLTRADWEDLLEHAAARRITLVPEIDVPGHVNAALHAYGELTPSGEPTPVFTGAHVGFSKITLNEPATLPFVRDVFTELAELTPGPYVHGGGDEVDTITSADYADFVEVLGEIVTGTGKTLVVWQEAAAADLPDGAVVQLWASTLDPSGVREAAGRGHDVIMSPSNHVYLDMKYTPDFPLGLDWSGCVDVRRSWEWDPDTHVDGVEAARVRGVEAPLWTETVATREDLFTMLLPRLVAVAEVAWSDQAVRERDGFDGFSRRLAGQVPVWRGRDWAFHPSQDVDWDQAGVAPA, encoded by the coding sequence ATGCTCCCGCTCGTCCCCGCGCCCACCCACCTGCGCCTGCAGGAGGGCCCCGGGTTCCGCCTCGTCGCACCCGTCCGGCTCGTCGCGCCGGACGCCGCACGGCTCGACGCGGCGGCGGTGGCCGGCCTCGCCGACTTCATCGGCGAGGCGTCCGGCGGGCCCAGCGTGCTCGTCCACGGCTCGGCCGACGGGTCGCCGACGGTGGTGCTCGAGCTGACGGAGGACGCCGGCGAGCGGACCGACGTCGAGCCGTCGCCGCTGCCGCTGACCCGCGAGGCGGCCGCCGCGGAGGCCTACACGCTGACCGTCGACTCCGACCGGGTGCTCGTGCGGGCGGCCCGGCCGGCCGGGCTGTTCCGCGGCGCGACCACCCTCATCCAGCTGCTCCAGACCGCGCTCGTCCGCGAGGAGGGCGGGGCACCGGTCTTGCCCGCGCTGCACATCGAGGACTCGCCCCGCTACGCCTGGCGCGGGGTGATGATCGACGTGGTCCGCCACTTCTTCGACGTCGACGTGCTCAAGGAGGTCATCGACCTCGCAGCGCTCTACAAGCTCAACGCCCTGCACCTGCACCTGACGGACGACCAGGGCTGGCGGCTCGAGCTCGCCTCCCGGCCCCGGCTGACCGAGCTGTCGGGCACCAGCCAGGTGGGCGGCGGCCCGGCCGGCTTCCTCACGCGCGCCGACTGGGAGGACCTCCTCGAGCACGCGGCCGCCCGGCGCATCACCCTCGTGCCGGAGATCGACGTCCCCGGCCACGTCAACGCGGCCCTGCACGCCTACGGCGAGCTGACGCCGTCGGGCGAGCCGACGCCCGTGTTCACCGGGGCCCACGTCGGCTTCTCCAAGATCACTCTCAACGAGCCGGCCACCCTGCCCTTCGTCCGCGACGTCTTCACCGAGTTGGCGGAGCTGACCCCCGGCCCGTACGTCCACGGCGGCGGCGACGAGGTCGACACCATCACGTCCGCGGACTACGCGGACTTCGTGGAGGTGCTCGGCGAGATCGTCACCGGCACGGGGAAGACGCTCGTCGTCTGGCAGGAGGCCGCCGCGGCCGACCTGCCGGACGGTGCCGTCGTGCAGCTCTGGGCGTCCACGCTCGACCCGTCCGGGGTGCGCGAGGCCGCGGGGCGCGGGCACGACGTCATCATGTCGCCCTCGAACCACGTCTACCTCGACATGAAGTACACCCCCGACTTCCCGCTCGGCCTGGACTGGTCCGGGTGCGTGGACGTGCGCCGCTCCTGGGAGTGGGACCCGGACACCCATGTCGACGGCGTCGAGGCCGCGCGGGTCCGCGGGGTGGAGGCGCCCCTGTGGACGGAGACGGTCGCCACCCGCGAGGACCTCTTCACGATGCTGCTGCCGCGGCTGGTGGCGGTGGCCGAGGTGGCCTGGAGCGATCAGGCCGTGCGGGAGCGCGACGGGTTCGACGGGTTCTCGCGCCGGCTGGCGGGGCAGGTCCCCGTGTGGCGGGGACGGGACTGGGCGTTCCACCCGTCGCAGGACGTGGACTGGGACCAGGCGGGCGTCGCGCCGGCCTGA
- a CDS encoding heavy metal translocating P-type ATPase produces the protein MASVVGFLREYRVVTATLLVGLLGGILELAGPPDAARWTISVFALVVAALQARGMIADLRAGSYGIDLLAVTAIVSTVLVGEYWAALVVCLMLSGGEALEDYAAGRARRELSALLERAPQIGHRFLPDGTVVDVPVTELVVGEEVLVKPHELVPVDGVLLSEDATFDESSLTGESLPVDRRRGDDLLSGSVNGGEAVRVRVTAAAADSQYQRIVELVREAQDSKAPFVRLADRVAVPFTVVAFLIAGLAWFLSGEATRFAEVLVVATPCPLIIAAPVAFMAGMSRSARNGVIVKGGGTLEQLSRVRTVAFDKTGTLTYGTPHVARVDVADGLGPDEILSLAAAVEQYSSHPLAAAIVAAARERRLTVPAATDVEEVTAHGVRARVDGRAVVVGKASFVADEVSGVRDVPLEPGQTGVHVGVAGRYAGVVALADEIRAETSETLAGLHRAGVRTTMMLTGDAEPTARHIAAGIGIDDVRAGLLPEHKVDAVRAVTARPVMMVGDGVNDAPVLAVADVGVAMGAKGSTAASESADVVIMLDDLYRTVRAVQIGRRTMRVAWQAIGIGLGFSLVLMLVAAAGLLPAIVGAWMQEVVDLTCILWALLASRPGREERAEQNRVEALRAERVRTAGAPVGRTELARQ, from the coding sequence ATGGCCAGCGTCGTCGGGTTCCTTCGTGAGTACCGGGTGGTCACCGCCACCCTGCTCGTCGGTCTGCTCGGAGGGATCCTCGAGCTGGCCGGCCCGCCGGACGCGGCACGCTGGACGATCTCCGTCTTCGCGCTCGTCGTCGCCGCGCTCCAGGCCCGCGGCATGATCGCGGACCTGCGCGCCGGCAGCTACGGCATCGACCTCCTGGCCGTCACCGCCATCGTCTCCACGGTGCTCGTGGGCGAGTACTGGGCGGCGCTGGTGGTCTGCCTCATGCTCTCGGGCGGTGAGGCGCTCGAGGACTACGCGGCCGGGCGCGCCCGCCGCGAGCTGTCCGCGCTCCTGGAGCGGGCCCCTCAGATCGGCCACCGCTTCCTGCCCGACGGCACGGTGGTCGACGTACCGGTCACCGAGCTCGTCGTCGGCGAGGAGGTGCTCGTCAAGCCCCACGAGCTCGTCCCCGTCGACGGTGTCCTGCTCTCCGAGGACGCCACGTTCGACGAGTCCTCCCTCACCGGCGAGTCCCTGCCCGTCGACCGTCGCCGCGGTGACGACCTGCTCTCCGGGTCGGTGAACGGCGGCGAGGCCGTGCGGGTCCGGGTCACCGCCGCCGCCGCAGACTCCCAGTACCAGCGGATCGTGGAGCTGGTCCGTGAGGCGCAGGACTCCAAGGCCCCGTTCGTGCGCCTGGCCGACCGGGTCGCGGTGCCCTTCACCGTCGTCGCGTTCCTCATCGCCGGCCTCGCGTGGTTCCTCTCCGGGGAGGCGACGCGCTTCGCCGAGGTGCTCGTGGTCGCCACGCCCTGCCCGCTCATCATCGCCGCGCCCGTCGCCTTCATGGCCGGCATGTCCCGCTCCGCGCGCAACGGCGTCATCGTCAAGGGCGGCGGCACCCTGGAGCAGCTCTCCCGCGTGCGGACCGTCGCGTTCGACAAGACCGGCACCCTCACCTACGGCACCCCGCACGTGGCCCGCGTGGACGTGGCCGACGGCCTGGGCCCCGACGAGATCCTCTCGCTCGCCGCCGCCGTCGAGCAGTACTCCTCCCACCCGCTGGCGGCCGCGATCGTCGCCGCGGCGCGCGAACGGAGGCTGACCGTCCCCGCCGCGACCGACGTCGAGGAGGTGACCGCCCACGGCGTCCGCGCGCGGGTGGACGGGCGCGCCGTCGTCGTCGGCAAGGCCTCCTTCGTCGCGGACGAGGTGAGCGGGGTCCGCGACGTCCCGCTCGAGCCGGGGCAGACCGGCGTCCACGTGGGCGTGGCCGGGCGCTACGCGGGCGTCGTCGCGCTCGCGGACGAGATCCGCGCCGAGACGTCCGAGACGCTCGCCGGCCTGCACCGCGCCGGCGTGCGCACGACGATGATGCTCACCGGTGACGCCGAGCCGACCGCCCGCCACATCGCTGCCGGCATCGGCATCGACGACGTGCGCGCCGGCCTGCTCCCGGAGCACAAGGTCGACGCCGTCCGGGCGGTCACCGCACGCCCCGTGATGATGGTGGGCGACGGCGTCAACGACGCCCCGGTCCTCGCCGTCGCCGACGTGGGGGTCGCCATGGGGGCGAAGGGGTCGACGGCGGCCAGCGAGTCCGCGGACGTCGTCATCATGCTCGACGACCTCTACCGGACCGTGCGCGCCGTGCAGATCGGCCGACGCACCATGCGGGTCGCGTGGCAGGCCATCGGCATCGGCCTCGGCTTCTCCCTGGTCCTCATGCTCGTGGCCGCCGCGGGCCTGCTGCCCGCCATCGTCGGCGCGTGGATGCAGGAGGTCGTGGACCTCACCTGCATCCTGTGGGCCCTCCTCGCCTCCCGCCCGGGCCGCGAGGAACGCGCGGAGCAGAACCGCGTGGAGGCGCTGCGTGCCGAACGGGTCCGGACGGCGGGTGCGCCGGTGGGGCGGACCGAGCTCGCGCGCCAGTAG
- a CDS encoding MFS transporter, translating into MSGLARPSSRLPAWLLLAGILLVAVNLRPVISSVGPVLPVIGADVGLGSAALGVLAAVPIVAFAVVSPLVHPLGRRFGVERTVAVALVVLAIGTLLRSAPGPAAGLWVGTALIGATIAVGNVLLPVVVKKDFPFRVPATTAWYVATQSVFAATASGVAVPLADLGGWQLAVGIWVVPVALALAVWFPRLRRTTAAVRLPAPAGSSAAAAPSSPHASVYRRPLAWLVAAYMGLQSTVYYTMLNWLPTVEQDLGIDPATAGWHLFLFLAVGIVGNLAVPSLMRVGGDQRLAASLVSVLVLVAMTGIWLAPGLIWLWVSLVGLGTGSAFVVALSLVGLRAADPTTASQLSSMSQAVGYGLAAVGLVLAGAIRDLTGPGASVLLLVAVVAAILLAVGLSVGRPRTLHT; encoded by the coding sequence GTGAGTGGTCTCGCCCGTCCCTCGAGCCGGCTGCCCGCATGGCTGCTGCTCGCGGGCATCCTCCTGGTGGCCGTCAACCTGCGGCCGGTGATCTCCTCGGTGGGCCCGGTGCTGCCGGTCATCGGCGCCGACGTCGGACTGGGCAGCGCGGCCCTCGGCGTGCTGGCCGCCGTCCCGATCGTCGCGTTCGCGGTCGTCTCGCCGCTGGTGCACCCGCTGGGGCGTCGCTTCGGGGTGGAGCGCACGGTGGCGGTGGCGCTGGTGGTCCTGGCCATCGGGACGCTGCTGCGCTCGGCACCCGGTCCGGCCGCGGGCCTCTGGGTGGGCACCGCGCTCATCGGCGCCACGATCGCTGTCGGGAACGTGCTGCTCCCGGTGGTGGTGAAGAAGGACTTCCCCTTTCGCGTGCCCGCGACGACCGCCTGGTACGTCGCCACGCAGAGCGTGTTCGCGGCCACCGCGTCCGGCGTGGCGGTCCCGCTGGCCGACCTCGGTGGCTGGCAGCTCGCGGTGGGGATCTGGGTGGTGCCGGTCGCGCTGGCGCTCGCGGTGTGGTTCCCGCGCCTACGCAGGACGACGGCGGCCGTGCGACTCCCCGCCCCGGCAGGCTCCTCCGCCGCGGCTGCGCCGTCGTCCCCTCACGCCTCGGTGTACCGCCGCCCGCTCGCGTGGCTCGTCGCGGCCTACATGGGGCTGCAGTCGACGGTGTACTACACCATGCTCAACTGGCTCCCGACCGTGGAGCAGGACCTCGGCATCGACCCCGCGACGGCGGGCTGGCACCTGTTCCTGTTCCTGGCCGTGGGGATCGTGGGGAACCTGGCGGTGCCCTCGCTCATGCGGGTGGGCGGCGACCAGCGGCTCGCCGCGAGCCTGGTGTCGGTGCTCGTGCTGGTGGCGATGACGGGCATCTGGCTCGCGCCCGGCCTGATCTGGCTGTGGGTCTCCCTCGTCGGGCTCGGGACCGGGTCGGCGTTCGTGGTCGCCCTCTCGCTCGTCGGTCTGCGCGCCGCGGACCCGACCACCGCGAGCCAGCTCTCGTCCATGTCCCAGGCGGTGGGGTACGGGCTCGCCGCCGTGGGCCTCGTCCTGGCCGGCGCCATCCGCGACCTCACGGGCCCGGGGGCGTCCGTGCTGCTGCTCGTCGCCGTCGTCGCCGCGATCCTCCTGGCCGTCGGGCTGAGCGTCGGCAGGCCCCGGACGCTGCACACCTGA
- the efeU gene encoding iron uptake transporter permease EfeU, producing MLANFLIGLREGLEAALVVGILVAYLVRTGRRERLPELWAGIGIAVAVSLGFGALLTFGPQGLTFQAQEAIGGTLSIVAVGLITWMGRTARHLKADLQHKLDDAVDAGRWAVAVMAVLAVGREGLETALFLWAGAQATGTSTRPLLGAVLGLTVAVVLGWLVYRGALRLNLRAFFSWTGLFLIVVAAGVLSHGVHDLQEAGILPGLNSLAFDVSGQVPPSSWYGTLLKGIFNFSPATTWLEAGAWVLYVVPTLILFARSAFRRPGAGAPSRAAAPQRVVA from the coding sequence ATGCTCGCCAACTTCCTCATCGGCCTTCGTGAGGGGCTCGAGGCAGCCCTCGTCGTCGGCATCCTGGTGGCGTACCTCGTGCGGACCGGGCGGCGCGAGCGACTGCCGGAGCTGTGGGCCGGCATAGGGATCGCGGTCGCCGTCTCGCTCGGGTTCGGGGCGCTGCTGACCTTCGGTCCGCAGGGCCTGACGTTCCAGGCGCAGGAGGCGATCGGGGGCACACTCTCCATCGTCGCCGTCGGGCTCATCACCTGGATGGGCCGGACCGCCCGCCATCTCAAGGCCGACCTGCAGCACAAGCTCGACGACGCCGTCGACGCCGGCAGGTGGGCCGTCGCGGTCATGGCCGTCCTCGCCGTGGGACGTGAGGGCCTGGAGACCGCCCTGTTCCTGTGGGCGGGCGCGCAGGCGACCGGGACATCGACGCGGCCGCTGCTCGGCGCCGTCCTCGGGCTCACCGTCGCGGTGGTGCTCGGCTGGCTGGTCTACCGCGGGGCCCTGCGCCTCAACCTCAGGGCCTTCTTCTCGTGGACCGGACTCTTCCTGATCGTCGTCGCCGCGGGCGTGCTCTCTCACGGCGTCCACGACCTGCAGGAGGCCGGCATCCTGCCCGGGCTGAACTCACTGGCTTTCGACGTCTCGGGCCAGGTCCCGCCGTCGTCCTGGTACGGCACGCTGCTCAAGGGCATCTTCAACTTCTCCCCCGCTACCACCTGGCTGGAGGCCGGTGCCTGGGTGCTCTACGTGGTGCCGACGCTCATCCTCTTCGCCCGCTCCGCGTTCCGTCGGCCCGGCGCCGGCGCTCCCTCGCGCGCGGCCGCTCCGCAGAGGGTCGTCGCCTGA